The following coding sequences lie in one Synechococcus sp. PCC 7336 genomic window:
- a CDS encoding tetratricopeptide repeat protein, which yields MELSPITTIAGVAVPIAIAAVLSKLSAASVPVLSGFGSKLGEILFIHISQILPDIAFSRQYPENLPCHGSTEFVGRSDKLLQLARVLKRELPSSNKMAAAIIGMGGVGKTELAWQYARRYSYLYPGGTCWLQARSADLGAQIVEFAIIALDINEFPEQINSSIAQAQWCWKHWHRRGKVLLIFDDVSDYAAIQPYLPGLNPKFQILMTSRQELGPSFISINLDPLHEKSALHLLNTLAGHELITKQPRLSRDVCQRLGYLPLAIELVGQYLRQCPDRWEEIQESLQESLLNSALSVPMDGNPKQETIWEIFNLSWVELSEEIQELCMFLSAFAAAPIEWDLLEECFPEIEPRQLKDFRDFKLCKFNLLQRISENKYQLHNLVRDFIKKKLAESEENENQIKARVCQVIAERAKQIPERPIREDISQLSSLVAHLSEVSSYLFEWLDDSDLTSPFFGLGYFYQGQGAYETAQEYYEQCQGAILNRFGNLLNLQGIAVLQKLALIYFFRARPEEAKEMLTQAEQIVKQLNIGHEILASDIFTTLSAVYRDTGELDNAMEYGYRALDIRKNFQEEDNLKVAESFMTLATIYYRKDDLQKAEEYSLKSRALREENLPGNHPDIVETLNLTAMIYQKNKRFEEAEREYRKALEKNTKLLGKDHPNVAGIYYNLASLYFDWEKFDIANGYYLRALESFQKKLGENHAWTAQCQERLEKCRLMLPEESKISLFLKLLLWWKSNES from the coding sequence ATGGAGCTCAGTCCCATCACAACAATTGCTGGGGTAGCGGTGCCCATTGCTATAGCTGCAGTATTATCGAAACTTTCTGCAGCCAGTGTGCCTGTGTTAAGTGGTTTTGGCTCGAAGCTGGGTGAGATACTATTTATACATATAAGCCAAATCCTTCCAGATATAGCCTTTTCTCGCCAGTATCCTGAAAACCTGCCGTGTCATGGCTCCACAGAGTTTGTAGGTCGCTCGGACAAACTACTACAACTTGCAAGGGTACTCAAGAGGGAGCTGCCATCCTCAAACAAGATGGCGGCAGCGATTATTGGGATGGGTGGTGTTGGGAAGACAGAGTTGGCATGGCAGTATGCCCGAAGATACTCATACCTGTACCCAGGTGGAACCTGTTGGTTGCAAGCGCGCAGTGCTGATTTGGGGGCTCAGATTGTAGAGTTTGCAATTATAGCTCTCGATATTAATGAATTTCCCGAGCAAATTAATAGTTCAATTGCTCAAGCACAATGGTGTTGGAAGCACTGGCATCGGCGAGGGAAAGTACTGTTGATATTCGATGACGTATCTGACTATGCAGCTATTCAGCCATACTTGCCAGGGCTCAATCCTAAATTCCAAATTTTGATGACCAGCCGCCAAGAACTTGGGCCAAGTTTTATATCGATTAATCTCGATCCCCTCCATGAAAAGTCTGCTCTTCATCTCTTAAATACTTTGGCAGGGCATGAGCTAATTACAAAGCAGCCAAGATTGAGTAGAGATGTTTGCCAACGCTTAGGCTATCTTCCGTTAGCAATCGAATTGGTAGGGCAGTATCTACGGCAATGTCCAGATCGGTGGGAAGAAATTCAGGAATCATTACAGGAATCATTATTGAATTCTGCTTTATCTGTCCCGATGGATGGCAATCCTAAGCAGGAGACTATTTGGGAAATATTTAACTTAAGCTGGGTAGAGCTCTCTGAAGAGATTCAGGAGCTATGTATGTTCTTGAGTGCTTTTGCAGCTGCTCCAATTGAGTGGGATTTGCTAGAAGAATGCTTTCCTGAAATAGAGCCTCGACAGTTAAAAGATTTTCGCGATTTCAAGTTGTGCAAATTTAATCTACTCCAGAGAATAAGTGAAAACAAATATCAACTACATAATTTGGTTAGAGATTTTATAAAGAAAAAACTTGCCGAATCGGAAGAAAATGAGAACCAAATCAAGGCAAGAGTCTGTCAAGTCATTGCTGAGCGAGCCAAGCAAATTCCTGAACGACCTATTCGAGAAGATATTAGTCAGCTATCTTCCTTGGTTGCCCATTTATCAGAGGTAAGCTCCTACTTATTTGAATGGCTAGATGATTCAGATCTAACCTCACCTTTTTTTGGCTTGGGATACTTTTACCAAGGACAAGGTGCATATGAAACAGCCCAAGAATATTATGAGCAATGCCAAGGAGCGATTTTGAATCGATTTGGCAATCTGTTAAATCTTCAAGGGATTGCTGTATTGCAGAAGTTAGCCCTAATTTATTTTTTTAGAGCTAGACCAGAGGAAGCAAAGGAAATGCTCACTCAAGCTGAGCAGATAGTCAAGCAACTGAATATAGGACATGAAATTTTAGCCTCAGACATATTTACCACGCTCTCCGCAGTATATCGCGATACAGGCGAACTCGATAATGCCATGGAATATGGTTACAGAGCTCTAGATATTCGAAAGAACTTCCAAGAGGAGGATAATCTTAAAGTAGCCGAAAGCTTCATGACTCTTGCAACTATTTACTATAGAAAAGACGATCTACAAAAGGCAGAAGAATACAGCTTAAAATCTAGAGCCTTGAGAGAAGAAAACTTACCAGGGAATCATCCCGACATTGTAGAAACTTTAAATCTTACAGCAATGATTTACCAGAAGAATAAAAGATTTGAAGAGGCAGAGAGAGAGTATCGAAAAGCCTTAGAAAAAAACACAAAGTTGCTTGGGAAAGACCATCCTAATGTTGCGGGAATATACTACAATTTGGCTAGTCTATATTTTGATTGGGAGAAATTTGACATAGCAAATGGCTATTATCTACGGGCTCTTGAGAGCTTTCAGAAGAAACTAGGTGAAAATCATGCTTGGACGGCACAATGTCAAGAGAGGCTAGAAAAATGTAGGCTAATGTTGCCAGAAGAATCTAAGATAAGTCTATTTTTGAAATTACTCTTGTGGTGGAAGTCCAATGAAAGCTAA